The Terriglobia bacterium genome window below encodes:
- a CDS encoding TIGR03435 family protein, whose protein sequence is MKQVLFALVSFSVVSVRPIQFSQAIFVSPTPVESLIQISGNNVGTRGSVTGLVMAAYKLRQFQISGAPAWADTSWFDIEGKTTGPATTDQVRQLLQTLLGEKFHLKLKTSMKETAVYELVPVKNGPKLKESTGLHPALPPNPDTSMVRINVFNRDMANFIGLIAPDLDRPIIDKTGLAARYDFGLEYKRAAEGDKSLFNAMEQQLGLKLVPVTESLEMAVIEDVQRPGEN, encoded by the coding sequence CCGTTGTCTCCGTAAGACCTATCCAGTTTTCGCAAGCCATTTTCGTCAGCCCGACTCCGGTGGAAAGTCTTATCCAGATCAGCGGCAACAATGTCGGGACGAGAGGCAGCGTCACGGGCCTCGTGATGGCCGCTTACAAGTTGCGCCAGTTCCAGATCTCCGGCGCTCCCGCCTGGGCGGACACCTCCTGGTTCGATATCGAAGGCAAAACCACAGGCCCGGCCACGACCGATCAAGTGCGGCAACTGCTTCAGACACTGCTCGGCGAGAAGTTCCATCTGAAGCTTAAAACCAGCATGAAGGAAACGGCCGTCTACGAACTGGTGCCCGTCAAGAATGGGCCGAAGTTGAAGGAAAGCACGGGGCTGCATCCGGCCTTGCCCCCGAACCCGGACACCTCGATGGTGCGGATCAACGTGTTCAATCGGGACATGGCCAATTTTATCGGCCTCATCGCGCCGGATCTGGATCGTCCCATCATCGATAAGACCGGCTTGGCGGCGCGCTACGACTTCGGCCTGGAATACAAGCGCGCCGCGGAGGGCGACAAGTCGCTCTTCAATGCGATGGAGCAGCAGCTCGGACTGAAACTGGTCCCGGTCACGGAATCACTGGAAATGGCGGTTATTGAAGACGTGCAGCGGCCGGGGGAGAATTAA
- a CDS encoding redoxin domain-containing protein, which yields MNKVFVVCLVVLACAACRKPSPDPIASLLQNKKGAVFVFLAPDCPLSQNYTLTLNNLNKEFESAGVGFYGVFSGGAISKQAMDDFAATYHLGFPAMLDDQSKVADYFGATTTPEAFLTGATGQTVYKGAIDNWAPELGQHRTVITQHYLFDALESVRAGKAIQVKETQAVGCFIERKNQS from the coding sequence ATGAATAAAGTTTTTGTGGTTTGCCTTGTTGTCCTGGCATGCGCAGCCTGCCGGAAGCCATCTCCCGATCCCATCGCCAGTCTTCTTCAAAACAAAAAGGGCGCGGTCTTTGTCTTCCTGGCGCCGGACTGTCCTCTATCCCAGAATTACACGCTGACGTTGAACAATCTGAACAAGGAGTTCGAGTCCGCCGGGGTCGGGTTTTATGGCGTGTTCTCCGGAGGCGCCATCTCCAAACAGGCGATGGACGACTTCGCCGCAACCTATCACCTGGGTTTTCCGGCAATGCTGGATGACCAATCGAAGGTCGCCGATTACTTCGGCGCCACCACTACTCCGGAAGCCTTCCTGACGGGGGCGACGGGCCAAACCGTCTACAAAGGCGCCATCGACAACTGGGCGCCGGAGCTCGGCCAGCATCGCACGGTCATCACGCAACATTATTTATTCGATGCGTTGGAAAGCGTACGAGCGGGCAAGGCGATCCAGGTTAAGGAAACTCAAGCGGTTGGCTGCTTCATCGAACGGAAGAACCAAAGCTGA